One Candidatus Brocadia sp. DNA window includes the following coding sequences:
- a CDS encoding glycosyltransferase has protein sequence MNNALIVFLKYPEPGKVKTRLAKALGDEKACAIYKSLAEGVIKNIISKNSRTFNIHILFTPADKVNEIKDWLRPLLNSDQGVDTHHIPQEGKDLGERMLNAFQQILQEKHYKNAIIIGTDCPGTDASLIEDAFEVLKKKDIVIGPCRDGGYYLLGMSSLVLDLFKDIDWSTDRVFDQTMKKINKNNLSYNILKTLTDIDTREDLYRCAPDILTCASQK, from the coding sequence ATGAACAATGCTTTAATCGTGTTCCTCAAATATCCCGAACCCGGAAAAGTAAAGACCCGCCTGGCAAAGGCACTGGGGGATGAAAAGGCATGCGCAATCTACAAATCTCTGGCAGAAGGTGTTATCAAAAACATTATCTCAAAAAATTCAAGGACGTTTAATATCCACATCCTTTTCACACCTGCTGATAAAGTAAATGAAATCAAGGATTGGCTAAGACCCCTCCTCAACAGCGATCAGGGAGTTGACACACACCACATACCCCAGGAAGGCAAAGATCTGGGCGAAAGAATGCTCAATGCCTTTCAACAAATATTACAAGAAAAACATTACAAAAACGCCATAATTATTGGAACAGACTGTCCTGGAACAGATGCCTCATTGATTGAAGATGCCTTTGAAGTATTGAAGAAAAAAGACATTGTTATCGGACCGTGCAGGGATGGTGGTTATTACCTGTTAGGTATGTCAAGCTTAGTGCTTGATTTGTTTAAAGATATTGACTGGAGCACAGATCGTGTCTTTGACCAAACGATGAAAAAAATAAATAAGAATAATTTATCTTATAACATTTTAAAGACCTTAACAGATATTGACACAAGGGAAGACTTATATCGATGTGCACCAGATATCCTGACATGTGCAAGTCAAAAATAG
- a CDS encoding fructose-bisphosphatase class II: MNEYKTIKNTTTFIKDASFDSKRMDDPFITGAYIPEEYNLKISGEGLQLANRNELRHPVGVVAARSLRYFSTNGENFNIFRIRDMVVWRLRHIYNSFNWWNAYVVNAEGERKYMPMLYIGEKFGTVTGNTNEADIVPSAFENDRCIINQESKGGAIFAVGYSERGALFNSPDMYGVKTIVGNKYKGAGVNVIHSITKNLRLMAERSLKANGKEISPQSIHDEIKEMKIVILDRPRHEKLIKTVKELGAQLILVTDDDLTPTLAVTRNDIDLITGVGGVPEAILSAIIVEKLGGEMSLKILPADIAQDEKLLGKLHNWNLFKKNEIDILRNFKIVRPGTEKEGEKPWDTVWTSRDLARGMDMVFTASVIKKTPWIRFPDGKEVPGVELEPETGEVTVHIVRIAGNNLEIVPVIYTTAISECIMQYKEPAEAHARMDGDLLIQWGKAYAEFGMFQNAKECIRKARTCEDANEDFLQKCDALYDYIEGLDVLVNKHVQTPGTLIEHFKKVCLLGRKDDLWLKSKLMIKRFFEYLGDKHYHDRHYEDALACYKEALQYSPQLNLYRKVNSIQMRDMLEEYFHLIDKIYKELNYNESKDLEKYKLGIALEVFYSNEGFLKFSCREPWLIFFRRTVLHGIKPSYKLAILIKLLRLHKKLNTTSDEELSLFLKREFGMMEDEIDSILNYKRAHKRFHSVSELYRVKGLNLESFSKLLLPHVIVESQNELEDADIPLSISLVEVMEKRYKNMLEELKDGYRKEAQEHSYAMAEAYHYVGLALYDVGDDEGTKIYYEKALTKFHEVVEKFKGITPVNTQYRIGNLYEELAMLYENEKGEYYKKAIDAYTRIIDEQQSIKLFGYIRGLVSVRIEQAKERVECLKRELLQVTDGLWPSVM, encoded by the coding sequence ATGAACGAATATAAAACAATTAAAAACACTACTACATTTATAAAGGATGCAAGTTTTGATTCCAAAAGGATGGATGACCCTTTTATTACCGGGGCATATATTCCTGAAGAATACAACTTAAAGATTTCTGGAGAAGGCCTTCAATTGGCAAACAGAAACGAATTGAGACATCCTGTTGGGGTTGTTGCTGCCAGGTCTTTGCGGTATTTCAGCACAAATGGCGAAAATTTTAATATCTTCCGTATACGAGATATGGTCGTCTGGCGGCTCAGGCACATCTACAACAGTTTCAACTGGTGGAATGCCTACGTGGTAAATGCAGAAGGTGAACGGAAATATATGCCCATGTTATACATAGGGGAAAAATTCGGTACTGTAACAGGTAATACAAACGAGGCAGATATTGTGCCAAGTGCATTTGAAAATGACCGGTGTATCATCAATCAGGAAAGTAAGGGAGGGGCGATTTTTGCCGTTGGGTACAGTGAAAGAGGTGCATTATTCAATTCTCCCGATATGTATGGGGTCAAAACGATTGTTGGAAATAAGTATAAAGGCGCTGGCGTTAATGTGATCCATAGTATTACAAAGAATCTCAGGCTTATGGCAGAACGCTCATTAAAAGCCAACGGTAAAGAGATCTCTCCTCAAAGTATTCATGATGAAATCAAGGAGATGAAAATTGTTATCCTGGACAGGCCCAGGCATGAGAAACTCATTAAAACAGTAAAAGAGCTCGGCGCCCAATTAATTCTCGTTACGGATGATGACCTTACTCCTACCCTTGCAGTCACGAGAAACGACATTGACCTGATCACCGGTGTAGGTGGAGTTCCCGAAGCAATATTAAGTGCAATTATCGTTGAAAAATTAGGCGGCGAAATGAGCTTAAAAATATTACCTGCTGATATAGCACAGGATGAAAAGTTATTGGGGAAATTACATAATTGGAATCTCTTCAAGAAAAACGAAATAGATATCTTACGGAATTTTAAAATTGTAAGACCCGGCACAGAAAAAGAAGGAGAGAAGCCATGGGATACCGTCTGGACTTCAAGGGATTTGGCCAGGGGCATGGATATGGTTTTTACAGCCAGTGTCATCAAAAAAACCCCATGGATAAGGTTCCCGGATGGGAAAGAAGTTCCCGGAGTAGAATTAGAACCTGAAACGGGAGAAGTAACGGTACATATAGTTCGTATTGCCGGTAATAACCTTGAAATTGTCCCCGTCATCTATACAACAGCAATCAGTGAATGCATCATGCAATATAAAGAGCCGGCAGAAGCTCATGCCAGGATGGATGGAGATTTGCTCATCCAATGGGGAAAAGCGTATGCAGAGTTCGGTATGTTTCAAAACGCAAAAGAATGCATACGAAAAGCACGGACATGCGAAGACGCAAATGAGGATTTCCTGCAGAAGTGTGATGCTTTGTACGATTATATTGAGGGATTAGATGTCCTTGTCAACAAGCATGTTCAAACACCAGGAACTTTAATAGAACATTTTAAAAAGGTATGCCTTTTAGGACGGAAAGACGATTTATGGCTAAAATCCAAGCTCATGATTAAAAGATTTTTCGAATACCTCGGTGACAAGCATTATCATGACCGGCACTATGAGGATGCCCTTGCCTGTTATAAAGAGGCATTACAATACAGCCCCCAATTGAATCTCTACCGTAAGGTAAATTCTATTCAGATGAGAGATATGCTGGAAGAGTATTTTCATCTGATTGACAAAATATATAAGGAACTCAATTACAACGAATCGAAAGATCTGGAAAAATACAAACTTGGAATCGCATTGGAAGTTTTTTATAGCAACGAGGGGTTTTTAAAATTTTCGTGCAGAGAACCGTGGCTTATCTTCTTCAGGAGAACTGTATTACATGGGATAAAGCCTTCTTACAAATTGGCCATTCTCATCAAATTATTAAGATTACATAAGAAATTAAATACCACAAGCGATGAGGAACTTTCCCTCTTTTTAAAGAGAGAATTTGGTATGATGGAAGATGAAATAGATAGTATTCTCAATTATAAGAGGGCGCACAAAAGATTCCATTCTGTAAGTGAACTCTATCGTGTAAAAGGATTGAATTTGGAGAGCTTTTCAAAATTACTGCTCCCACATGTAATTGTAGAAAGCCAAAACGAACTGGAGGATGCCGATATCCCGCTGAGTATCAGCCTTGTTGAGGTAATGGAAAAAAGATATAAAAATATGCTGGAGGAACTTAAGGATGGATACAGGAAAGAGGCGCAAGAGCATTCGTATGCAATGGCAGAAGCATATCATTATGTAGGTCTTGCACTGTATGATGTCGGTGATGACGAGGGTACAAAAATATATTATGAAAAGGCACTCACAAAATTTCATGAGGTCGTAGAGAAGTTCAAGGGAATAACACCGGTTAATACTCAGTATCGTATTGGCAATCTTTACGAAGAATTAGCCATGCTCTATGAGAATGAGAAGGGAGAGTATTACAAAAAGGCAATAGATGCCTACACACGTATTATAGATGAGCAGCAATCAATAAAATTATTTGGTTATATACGCGGGTTGGTTTCGGTCCGAATAGAACAGGCTAAGGAGAGGGTAGAATGTTTGAAAAGAGAATTGTTACAGGTAACTGACGGCCTTTGGCCTTCTGTCATGTAA
- a CDS encoding N-acetyl-gamma-glutamyl-phosphate reductase: MLNVGIIGATAYTSLELIKILLHHPEVKISYLGVRRTDRPRISDIFPILKNQLDLPCETIEQKEVPENIDLAFITLPPAISMQYVPLFVQKGIKVIDFSADYRFRDKSLYERWYKTQHMDSKGIETAVYGLPELFRDEIKKTNLIGNPGCYTTATILALAPLLMKGIIFSDDIIVDAKSGVSGRGREPREDTHYCECNENIEAYSVGGHRHSPEIEHILSIKTNQKISIQFVPHLVPMNRGILCTIYAKPKHEMRPASMILSDNEVHKLYKEFYGNEPFIRLKEGHETPKTKDVIYTNFCDIATKVTENRIVVLSAIDNLIKGASGQAVQNMNVMCGFDEKMGLL, encoded by the coding sequence ATGTTAAATGTTGGAATCATTGGCGCCACGGCTTATACAAGCCTTGAGCTAATAAAAATTCTTTTACACCATCCGGAGGTAAAAATTTCCTATCTCGGAGTACGCCGAACCGACCGTCCCAGGATATCAGACATATTCCCCATTTTAAAAAACCAGCTTGATTTGCCGTGCGAAACTATTGAGCAGAAAGAAGTTCCTGAAAATATTGATCTCGCCTTTATTACATTACCACCAGCCATCTCTATGCAGTATGTCCCTCTCTTTGTACAAAAGGGCATCAAGGTCATAGATTTCAGTGCCGATTATCGTTTCCGCGACAAATCACTTTACGAAAGGTGGTATAAGACACAGCATATGGATAGCAAGGGTATTGAAACAGCCGTGTATGGCCTTCCGGAACTTTTCAGGGACGAAATTAAAAAAACGAATCTGATAGGCAATCCAGGTTGTTATACGACTGCAACGATATTGGCCCTGGCCCCTTTGCTCATGAAAGGGATCATCTTTTCAGACGATATTATCGTGGATGCCAAGTCAGGTGTGTCTGGACGCGGGCGTGAACCCAGGGAAGATACCCACTATTGCGAATGCAATGAGAACATCGAGGCTTATAGTGTTGGAGGGCATCGCCACAGTCCGGAGATTGAACATATCCTTTCCATTAAGACAAACCAGAAGATATCTATCCAATTTGTCCCTCACCTTGTCCCCATGAATCGTGGCATCCTGTGTACCATCTATGCCAAGCCAAAGCATGAGATGAGGCCAGCGAGTATGATTCTCAGTGACAATGAGGTACACAAACTCTATAAAGAATTTTACGGTAACGAACCCTTTATTCGTTTGAAAGAAGGCCATGAAACACCCAAAACAAAAGACGTAATTTATACCAACTTTTGTGATATAGCCACAAAGGTCACCGAAAACCGCATCGTCGTCCTCTCCGCTATCGACAACCTCATCAAAGGGGCATCCGGCCAGGCCGTGCAGAACATGAATGTGATGTGTGGATTTGATGAGAAGATGGGGCTGTTATAG
- the lon gene encoding endopeptidase La: MADNEGKDPSEAKVTLNLESGSAEENKPEKLKIPKEMPVLPVKDTVVFPGMVAALSVVTERDIKLLNHVLAANRFLALVAQKDKDLKVVKQSDLHDYATAAVVLQMLRMPDNSAKMLVQGVSRIKIDEYIQTEPYFKAQVTVLEDIIENDMETEALARNAADQFIRMISMAPSLPEELKIAIVNIDSPSRLADMIASHLNIGVAEKQQVLEAINVKARLQKITAFITSEMEVLEMATKIQSQVKSEMEKGQREYYLRQQLKAIQEELGEGDERAVEVKELTKKIEEAKMPPEAKKEAERELSRLVKMPSASAEYTVSRTYLDLLVALPWAITTTDNLDIQAARKVLDEDHYDLEKVKDRILEYLAVRKLKQDMKGPILCFVGPPGTGKTSVGMSIARAIGRKFVRMSLGGVRDEAEIRGHRRTYIGALPGRIIQGLRKVGSNNPVFMLDEIDKLGADFRGDPSAALLEVLDPEQNHSFSDHYLDVPFDLSKVMFITTANLLDPIPPALKDRMEVLELPGYTADEKVFIAKQFTIPKQLKEHGLTKEQITIVDDAIKTIISDYTREAGIRNLEREIAHVCRKVAKDIASGEKKSVTVTADMLYNLLGPIKFFSEAAERTSEAGVATGLAWTQAGGDILFIEATLMPGTGKLLLTGQLGDIMKESAQAAMSYIRAKLTRLGITFKDFNKYDFHIHIPAGAIPKDGPSAGVTMAMALISLLKETPILSNVAMTGEITLRGRVLPVGGIKEKVLAAKRAGITTVILPKRNEKDLVEVPENAKKEMNFVFVEKVDEMLPVVFGLKGPEKKKKRIFSKVS; this comes from the coding sequence ATGGCAGATAATGAAGGCAAAGACCCATCAGAAGCTAAAGTCACGTTAAACCTGGAATCTGGATCAGCCGAAGAGAACAAGCCAGAGAAGCTAAAGATACCAAAGGAAATGCCAGTCCTTCCCGTTAAGGATACTGTGGTTTTCCCCGGTATGGTAGCTGCCCTCAGCGTTGTTACGGAAAGAGATATTAAACTTTTGAATCATGTCCTTGCAGCGAACCGATTTCTGGCGCTTGTGGCACAAAAAGACAAAGATCTCAAGGTTGTAAAGCAATCGGATCTGCATGATTATGCCACAGCGGCTGTTGTGCTCCAGATGCTTCGTATGCCCGATAACTCTGCGAAGATGCTGGTGCAAGGTGTCAGCAGAATCAAAATCGATGAATATATCCAAACAGAACCTTATTTTAAGGCCCAGGTGACCGTTCTGGAAGATATTATTGAGAATGATATGGAGACTGAGGCACTGGCAAGAAATGCTGCGGATCAGTTTATTCGTATGATATCCATGGCGCCATCCTTACCCGAAGAGCTGAAAATAGCAATTGTCAACATTGACAGCCCAAGCCGTTTGGCAGACATGATTGCATCCCACCTGAATATTGGCGTAGCGGAAAAACAACAAGTACTTGAAGCAATCAATGTGAAGGCCAGATTACAGAAGATAACTGCCTTTATCACGAGCGAAATGGAAGTGCTGGAGATGGCCACAAAGATACAGTCCCAGGTGAAAAGTGAGATGGAAAAGGGGCAAAGGGAATATTATCTGAGGCAGCAACTGAAGGCGATCCAGGAAGAATTGGGCGAGGGAGACGAGCGTGCCGTTGAGGTCAAAGAACTGACCAAGAAGATTGAAGAGGCGAAAATGCCTCCTGAAGCTAAAAAAGAAGCCGAGAGGGAATTAAGCCGGCTCGTCAAAATGCCCTCTGCCTCTGCAGAATATACAGTTTCCAGGACTTATCTCGACCTGCTGGTTGCTCTCCCATGGGCAATTACCACAACTGATAACCTGGACATCCAGGCGGCCCGTAAGGTATTGGATGAAGACCATTACGACCTGGAAAAGGTCAAAGACAGGATTCTGGAATATCTCGCAGTCCGAAAATTAAAACAGGACATGAAGGGCCCCATCTTGTGTTTCGTAGGTCCACCTGGCACCGGAAAGACTTCTGTGGGGATGTCGATTGCGCGTGCCATCGGTCGAAAATTTGTGCGTATGTCACTTGGAGGAGTAAGAGACGAGGCTGAGATTCGCGGCCACCGGCGTACATACATAGGTGCATTACCCGGGCGTATTATTCAAGGTCTGCGAAAGGTGGGTTCCAATAATCCGGTATTCATGCTGGATGAGATTGATAAACTGGGTGCTGATTTTCGAGGCGACCCCTCGGCGGCGCTGCTTGAGGTTTTAGACCCTGAACAAAATCACTCATTCTCAGACCATTATCTCGATGTACCATTCGATCTTTCCAAGGTAATGTTCATTACCACAGCAAATCTCCTGGATCCCATCCCTCCTGCGCTTAAGGACCGAATGGAGGTACTGGAACTTCCCGGATACACAGCCGATGAAAAGGTATTTATCGCAAAACAGTTTACAATACCAAAGCAATTGAAGGAACATGGACTCACGAAAGAACAGATTACCATTGTGGATGATGCCATCAAAACCATTATCAGTGATTATACCCGTGAGGCTGGCATCCGTAATCTCGAACGTGAAATTGCCCATGTTTGCCGGAAGGTGGCCAAAGACATTGCTTCAGGAGAAAAAAAGTCTGTGACCGTAACGGCTGATATGTTGTACAATTTGTTAGGCCCCATCAAATTTTTCTCAGAAGCCGCGGAAAGGACCTCGGAAGCCGGTGTAGCAACGGGTCTTGCCTGGACACAGGCTGGCGGTGACATCCTTTTTATTGAGGCTACTCTCATGCCTGGCACGGGAAAACTCTTGCTGACAGGGCAACTGGGTGACATCATGAAGGAATCGGCCCAGGCTGCGATGAGTTATATTCGGGCCAAATTGACGAGGCTAGGAATCACCTTCAAGGATTTTAATAAATACGATTTTCACATCCACATCCCCGCAGGTGCCATTCCGAAGGATGGGCCTTCTGCAGGTGTAACGATGGCAATGGCACTGATTTCCCTCTTGAAAGAAACACCAATTCTCTCCAACGTAGCCATGACGGGGGAGATTACGTTGCGTGGTCGTGTTCTGCCGGTAGGAGGTATCAAAGAGAAGGTGCTTGCAGCCAAGCGGGCAGGGATCACTACCGTTATCTTGCCTAAACGAAATGAAAAGGATCTGGTGGAAGTGCCGGAAAATGCAAAGAAGGAGATGAACTTCGTATTTGTAGAAAAAGTGGATGAGATGTTGCCGGTCGTTTTCGGACTAAAAGGACCGGAAAAGAAAAAGAAAAGAATTTTTAGCAAGGTTTCATGA
- a CDS encoding Hsp20/alpha crystallin family protein: MEADRLKMSANYNSIHYKADAKENKLEKLFAEFFAFNKNIPTNSSTPWQPPTDVYETPNEVVVTMSLPGTKSEDIRVSFLDEVLTISGFIRDTAPHEKICFYQVEIRYGYFERSIFIPKPIDMDNIQATYKDGFLQVILPKAQQQSSQKFSIKINFHQ; encoded by the coding sequence ATGGAGGCGGATAGGTTAAAGATGTCGGCGAATTATAACAGTATTCATTACAAAGCTGATGCAAAAGAGAATAAATTGGAAAAGCTCTTTGCAGAATTTTTTGCCTTTAACAAAAATATTCCTACCAATTCTTCAACGCCATGGCAACCTCCTACTGACGTTTATGAAACTCCCAATGAAGTGGTAGTAACGATGTCCTTGCCTGGCACTAAATCAGAGGATATTCGTGTTTCCTTTTTAGACGAAGTCCTTACCATCAGTGGATTTATAAGGGATACTGCACCACATGAAAAGATATGCTTTTATCAGGTAGAAATCCGTTACGGGTACTTCGAGAGGAGTATATTCATTCCGAAACCCATTGATATGGACAATATACAAGCCACGTATAAGGATGGCTTTCTGCAAGTCATTTTACCTAAGGCGCAGCAACAATCATCTCAAAAGTTTTCAATAAAAATTAATTTTCATCAATAA
- the groL gene encoding chaperonin GroEL, with amino-acid sequence MSAKKIIFDHDALETVKLGVKQLADAVKITLGPRGRNVVIQKSFGSPTITKDGVTVAKEIELSDHMQNIGAQMVKSVASKTSDVAGDGTTTATVLAEAIFVEGLKNVTAGANAMALKRGVDKAVEAVVKKLKEMSIPTKGRKEIEQVATVASNYDTEIGKIIADAMEKVGKDGVITVEEGKSLQTEAKWIEGLQFDKGYLSPYFVTNPNTMQCMLEDPYILIHEKKITTAKVLVPILEKVSQTGKALLIIAEDIEGEALTLLVVNKLRGALKCSAVKAPGFGDKRKAMLEDIAILTGGQAVFEDLGINMESIQLKDLGRAKKVEIDKENTIIIEGAGESKKIKARIEQIKKEISITTSDYDREKLQERLAKMAGGVVQINVGAATESEMKEKKARVEDALHATRAAVEEGILPGGGVALLRCLPALDALKLSGDEAVGIDIVRRALRAPLRQIATNAGVSAAIIVQKVESAKGNEGYDASADRYCDMVSEGIIDPTKVVRTALQNAASISTLLLTTDAIVGKIPEKKKMPPMPPGGGYGGYGDMY; translated from the coding sequence ATGTCGGCAAAAAAGATTATATTTGATCATGATGCATTGGAAACCGTTAAGCTTGGCGTAAAACAACTGGCGGATGCAGTAAAGATTACACTGGGACCGAGGGGACGCAATGTCGTTATCCAAAAAAGCTTTGGTTCTCCCACCATTACAAAAGACGGAGTTACCGTTGCGAAGGAAATTGAACTTTCAGACCATATGCAAAATATTGGTGCGCAAATGGTAAAATCCGTTGCATCCAAAACCAGCGACGTTGCGGGTGACGGTACCACAACTGCTACCGTACTTGCAGAAGCCATATTTGTTGAAGGATTAAAAAATGTTACGGCTGGCGCTAATGCGATGGCACTCAAGCGCGGCGTTGATAAGGCCGTTGAAGCTGTGGTCAAAAAGTTGAAGGAAATGAGTATTCCTACGAAAGGGCGAAAGGAGATTGAGCAGGTAGCCACAGTGGCCTCGAATTACGACACTGAAATTGGAAAGATTATTGCTGATGCCATGGAAAAGGTTGGAAAGGACGGAGTTATAACGGTGGAAGAAGGCAAAAGCCTGCAAACCGAAGCGAAATGGATTGAAGGCCTGCAGTTTGATAAAGGCTATCTATCACCGTATTTTGTTACGAATCCAAATACGATGCAATGCATGCTGGAAGACCCCTATATTTTAATCCATGAGAAAAAAATTACTACCGCCAAGGTATTGGTACCTATACTGGAAAAAGTTTCTCAAACGGGAAAAGCACTTTTAATTATTGCTGAAGACATAGAAGGGGAGGCATTAACTCTTTTAGTTGTTAATAAACTGCGTGGAGCTTTAAAATGCTCAGCAGTAAAGGCACCGGGGTTTGGAGATAAGCGCAAGGCCATGTTAGAGGATATTGCTATCCTTACTGGTGGTCAGGCGGTCTTTGAAGACCTTGGTATTAATATGGAGTCTATCCAGCTCAAAGATCTTGGCCGGGCAAAGAAAGTTGAGATCGATAAAGAAAATACGATCATTATTGAAGGGGCAGGGGAAAGCAAAAAGATAAAAGCCCGCATTGAACAGATCAAAAAGGAGATTTCAATAACAACTTCAGATTATGACCGCGAAAAGCTTCAGGAAAGGTTGGCAAAGATGGCTGGTGGTGTGGTGCAAATTAATGTGGGCGCTGCTACTGAAAGCGAGATGAAGGAAAAAAAAGCGCGAGTGGAAGACGCCCTGCATGCAACCCGTGCTGCTGTTGAAGAAGGCATCCTCCCTGGTGGAGGTGTGGCACTTTTAAGGTGCCTCCCGGCCCTGGATGCACTTAAGCTATCCGGAGATGAAGCCGTGGGCATTGATATTGTACGCAGGGCGCTAAGGGCACCCTTACGACAGATTGCTACAAATGCAGGAGTGAGCGCTGCCATAATTGTACAGAAAGTGGAAAGCGCAAAAGGGAACGAAGGTTATGATGCCAGTGCGGATCGATATTGTGATATGGTAAGTGAAGGCATAATTGATCCGACAAAGGTAGTAAGAACGGCACTGCAAAATGCAGCCAGCATATCCACTTTGCTTCTCACAACAGATGCCATTGTAGGTAAGATACCTGAAAAGAAGAAGATGCCTCCCATGCCGCCGGGTGGAGGATACGGTGGGTACGGAGATATGTATTAA
- the sppA gene encoding signal peptide peptidase SppA has product MITMKNKYFSHITLFIFCLFFSSGCSFISISLAPSVEPLKETTVSGSGKDKILMIDVSGIISEERRRGLAGLSEEPDMVARIKEELKTATRDKNMKAIILRINSPGGTVTASDMIYHEIEQFKKTTNIKIIACIMDLGASGGYYVTVSADKIIAHPTTVTGSIGVIMINLSVEGLLQKIGVKDTSIKTGEYKDMGSPLKTMTEEERRIFQGVMDTLYERFLAVIAENRKKLTPEKLRFLADGRIYTARQALEYGLIDQIGYLDEAILLAKEEAGLTEARVVTYHRPGVYKNNIYSQLSNAGFGAINLLNIDLKSFVNSGTPSFMYLWAP; this is encoded by the coding sequence ATAATCACCATGAAAAACAAATATTTTTCCCATATCACTCTTTTTATTTTTTGCCTGTTTTTTTCTTCAGGCTGTAGTTTCATATCTATTTCCCTGGCCCCATCTGTCGAACCACTCAAGGAAACAACGGTATCTGGGAGTGGAAAAGACAAGATACTCATGATCGATGTTTCCGGCATTATTTCAGAAGAAAGAAGGCGAGGCCTTGCAGGGCTTTCGGAAGAACCGGATATGGTTGCCCGTATCAAAGAAGAGCTGAAGACGGCAACCAGAGACAAAAACATGAAGGCCATTATCCTGCGTATCAATAGCCCGGGTGGCACAGTTACCGCCTCAGATATGATTTATCATGAGATAGAGCAATTTAAGAAAACAACCAATATTAAAATTATTGCATGTATCATGGATTTAGGGGCATCGGGTGGTTATTACGTGACCGTTTCTGCTGACAAAATTATAGCACACCCAACCACGGTTACCGGCAGCATCGGTGTTATTATGATCAATCTTAGTGTTGAAGGGCTTCTGCAAAAAATCGGCGTGAAGGACACCTCCATTAAAACGGGTGAATACAAGGATATGGGTTCACCCTTAAAAACGATGACAGAGGAGGAACGAAGGATATTTCAAGGCGTAATGGATACCCTGTACGAGAGGTTTTTGGCAGTCATTGCGGAAAACAGGAAGAAACTAACCCCTGAAAAACTGAGATTCCTTGCCGATGGCAGGATTTATACCGCCCGACAGGCATTGGAATATGGTCTCATTGATCAGATTGGATACCTCGATGAAGCCATTTTACTGGCAAAGGAGGAAGCAGGGCTAACAGAGGCACGGGTTGTCACATACCATAGGCCCGGAGTTTACAAGAACAATATTTATTCCCAACTCAGCAATGCAGGTTTTGGCGCCATTAACCTTCTGAACATCGACCTAAAATCATTCGTTAATTCAGGCACGCCGTCGTTTATGTACCTATGGGCACCATAA